In Cherax quadricarinatus isolate ZL_2023a chromosome 61, ASM3850222v1, whole genome shotgun sequence, a single window of DNA contains:
- the CIAPIN1 gene encoding anamorsin homolog — protein MFGIQPCQQVLVLWSTPVNDEELQTLVGELKSAVGNEGKVAVENSDMLMSSNHQASSFDHVLAGVLPPFTFLCPVNILGEALRTLKPNGCLTVRTTDTSSTQSNLKLAGFTSISEPKNANLTDEQKRNLTTPVVEVTCKKPSFEIGSAMKLSFAKPAVSKPSAGTWNIDLDDDIDLTDPDDLLTEDDLFRPDPASLKVCGTTGQRKACKNCVCGLKEELDEENKKSVEENKKNFKSSCGNCYLGDAFRCASCPYLGMPAFKPGEKVKLADNTLQDTT, from the exons ATGTTCGGCATTCAGCCTTGCCAACAAGTATTAGTTCTTTGGAGTACTCCAGTTAATGATGAGGAACTGCAAACTTTAGTTGGAGAACTGAAG TCAGCAGTTGGAAATGAAGGAAAGGTAGCAGTTGAGAACTCAGATATGTTAATGAGCTCTAACCATCAAGCAAGTTCCTTTGACCATGTACTTGCTGGAGTTCTTCCCCCATTTACATTTCTGTGTCCAGTCAACATCTTAGGTGAAGCTCTTCGTACTCTCAAACCCAATGGATGCTTAACAGTGAGAACAACAGACACTAGCAGTACACAGTCTAATTTGAAACTTGCAGGTTTCACTTCCATATCAGAACCAAAAAATGCAAATCTTACTGATGAGCAAAAGAGGAACCTCACAACACCAGTTGTAGAAGTAACATGTAAAAAGCCTAGTTTTGAAATTGGCTCTGCAATGAAGCTGTCCTTTGCAAAACCAGCTGTATCAAAGCCATCAGCTGGCACATGGAACATTGATTTAGATGATGACATTGATCTTACTGACCCAGATGACTTACTCACAGAAGATGACTTGTTCCGTCCTGATCCAGCAAGTCTGAAGGTGTGTGGAACTACAGGGCAACGCAAAGCATGTAAAAACTGTGTCTGTGGCTTAAAAGAAGAATTAGATGAGGAGAATAAGAAGTCAGTTGAAGAAAACAAGAAAAACTTTAAATCCTCATGTGGTAACTGTTACCTTGGAGATGCTTTTAGGTGTGCTTCTTGTCCATACCTTGGGATGCCAGCATTTAAGCCTGGAGAAAAGGTGAAACTTGCAGACAACACTCTCCAAGATACTACTTAA